The following proteins are co-located in the Methylomonas sp. 11b genome:
- the ftsH gene encoding ATP-dependent zinc metalloprotease FtsH, with product MKKMFIFITILLAAGLVVSAVMNRNMPEYDPHFEISYSDFIEDVRNKVVTEVVIDGNNVEGHRQNGTRFATYNPNDSRMIDELLEYGVKIKVEKPQQPSTLMNILISWAPTLLLIMVLVYFMRKQAAMGGRDGQMGFGKSRAKLMAEDQIKVRFTDVAGVEEAKEDVVEMVDFLREPGKYEALGGKIPRGVLMVGPPGTGKTLLARAIAGEAGVPFFSISGSDFVEMFVGVGASRVRDMFEQAKKRAPCIIFIDEIDAVGRQRGGSGIGGGNDEREQTLNQLLVEMDGFSGNEGIIVIAATNRADVLDKALLRPGRFDRQVQVGLPDIKGREQILKVHGAKVPLAEDVNINDLARGTPGFSGAELANLINEGALFAARNKKRVVTMNDLDKARDKMIMGVEKRTMVMTKEDLLMTAYHEAGHAIVGRNVPEHDPVYKVSIMPRGGALGITMFLPERDQYSASKDKLESQIASLFGGRVAEALIYGKNKVTTGASNDIMRATQLARNMVTKWGLSDRLGPMDYGDSEGGYMGPQSKPMSEKMAQTIDEEVRAVIDANYNRAETILKENIEVLHNMAQALMDWETIDKFQIDELLQGKKLAPPEPEVEEPKSFEEIEDSINDETGGHLDQGQVLAS from the coding sequence ATGAAAAAAATGTTCATTTTTATCACCATCCTGCTTGCAGCAGGGTTGGTGGTGTCGGCGGTGATGAATCGCAACATGCCGGAATACGACCCGCATTTTGAAATTTCGTATTCGGACTTTATCGAAGATGTGCGTAATAAAGTGGTCACGGAAGTGGTGATCGACGGCAATAACGTCGAAGGGCATCGGCAAAACGGCACGCGTTTCGCGACCTACAATCCCAACGACTCGCGCATGATCGACGAGTTGCTGGAATATGGCGTGAAAATCAAAGTTGAGAAGCCACAACAGCCCTCCACCCTGATGAATATTCTCATCTCCTGGGCGCCCACTTTGTTACTGATCATGGTGCTGGTGTATTTCATGCGCAAGCAGGCCGCGATGGGCGGACGCGACGGCCAGATGGGTTTTGGTAAAAGCCGCGCTAAATTAATGGCTGAAGACCAGATCAAAGTGCGTTTCACCGACGTGGCGGGTGTGGAAGAAGCCAAGGAAGACGTGGTGGAAATGGTCGATTTTCTGCGAGAACCAGGCAAATACGAAGCTCTTGGCGGCAAAATTCCGCGAGGTGTATTGATGGTGGGTCCTCCGGGTACCGGTAAAACCTTGTTAGCCAGAGCGATTGCCGGCGAAGCAGGCGTACCTTTCTTCTCTATCTCGGGTTCGGATTTCGTGGAAATGTTCGTCGGTGTCGGCGCCTCCAGGGTCAGGGACATGTTCGAACAAGCCAAAAAACGCGCACCCTGCATCATATTTATCGACGAGATCGATGCAGTCGGTCGGCAACGTGGCGGCAGCGGTATCGGCGGAGGCAACGACGAACGAGAACAGACACTCAACCAGTTGCTGGTAGAAATGGACGGCTTCAGCGGTAACGAAGGCATCATCGTCATAGCCGCCACCAACCGGGCCGATGTGTTAGACAAAGCTTTGTTAAGACCTGGCCGTTTCGACAGGCAAGTGCAGGTTGGTTTGCCCGATATCAAAGGCCGCGAACAAATCTTGAAAGTGCATGGCGCGAAAGTACCGCTGGCTGAAGACGTGAATATCAACGATCTGGCCCGCGGCACACCCGGTTTTTCCGGTGCGGAGTTAGCCAATTTGATCAACGAAGGTGCTTTGTTCGCTGCCCGCAACAAAAAGCGGGTCGTGACCATGAACGACTTGGATAAAGCGCGCGACAAAATGATTATGGGCGTGGAAAAACGCACCATGGTGATGACCAAAGAAGATTTGTTGATGACCGCTTATCACGAAGCCGGACACGCCATCGTCGGCCGCAATGTGCCGGAGCATGATCCTGTCTATAAAGTCAGCATCATGCCGCGCGGCGGGGCTTTGGGTATCACCATGTTCTTGCCGGAGCGCGATCAATACAGCGCCTCCAAAGACAAGCTGGAAAGCCAGATTGCCAGTTTGTTCGGTGGCCGGGTAGCGGAAGCTTTGATCTACGGCAAAAACAAGGTCACCACTGGCGCGTCCAACGACATCATGCGGGCTACGCAATTGGCTAGAAACATGGTCACAAAATGGGGTTTGTCGGATCGTTTAGGTCCCATGGATTACGGCGACAGCGAAGGCGGCTATATGGGCCCTCAATCCAAGCCAATGTCGGAAAAGATGGCACAAACTATCGATGAAGAAGTACGGGCGGTAATCGATGCGAATTACAACCGCGCCGAAACCATCCTGAAAGAAAACATCGAAGTGCTGCACAACATGGCGCAAGCCTTAATGGATTGGGAAACCATCGATAAATTTCAGATCGATGAATTACTGCAAGGCAAAAAACTTGCACCACCGGAACCCGAAGTAGAAGAGCCAAAATCCTTTGAAGAGATTGAAGACTCGATAAACGACGAAACCGGCGGTCACCTGGATCAAGGACAAGTACTGGCGTCCTAA
- a CDS encoding SRPBCC family protein produces MHIKFPFDSHKPVAGEACIDIDKPVDDVFHYVGEKFFENYPKWAVEVVDFEPLDGKEVFVGAKAKQIRNDNNGEIESVFEITDYQPKNKLIFQGLTQPYKHSYFLEVVQEDRQPTRLTFRFEFLELEVFMRPFEKLIRCAIEDGAESTVENIKNLILVECN; encoded by the coding sequence ATGCACATCAAATTTCCGTTTGACTCACACAAGCCCGTTGCCGGGGAGGCATGCATCGACATCGACAAACCAGTTGACGATGTTTTTCATTATGTCGGTGAAAAATTTTTTGAGAATTATCCAAAATGGGCTGTTGAAGTAGTCGATTTTGAACCTCTCGACGGCAAAGAAGTATTCGTCGGCGCCAAGGCCAAACAAATCCGTAACGATAACAACGGCGAAATCGAATCTGTTTTTGAAATCACCGATTATCAACCCAAAAACAAGCTTATCTTTCAAGGATTGACCCAACCTTACAAGCACAGTTATTTTCTTGAAGTCGTTCAAGAAGACCGGCAACCCACCCGTTTGACGTTTCGATTTGAATTTTTGGAGCTTGAGGTGTTCATGCGACCTTTTGAGAAGTTAATTCGTTGCGCCATTGAAGACGGTGCGGAAAGCACCGTCGAAAACATTAAGAATTTAATATTAGTAGAATGCAACTAG
- a CDS encoding PAS domain-containing protein, giving the protein MAFIVEKDSGLIPQVLSAILDECVNGVTLADPDLEDAPIIYANKAFERLTGYAHDEIIGHNCRFLQGEDREQEARFKIAAAMKNHESVEVTLRNYKKDGTLFHNRLKITPLLDKKNRVIYYLGVQYDITEQVSANNEIKELTSLLDAIQGS; this is encoded by the coding sequence ATGGCTTTTATTGTTGAAAAAGATAGCGGGCTTATTCCGCAAGTACTTTCCGCTATTTTGGACGAATGCGTAAACGGCGTCACGCTGGCGGACCCGGACCTTGAAGACGCGCCTATAATATACGCCAATAAAGCATTCGAACGTTTAACCGGATATGCGCATGACGAAATAATCGGTCATAACTGCCGTTTTTTGCAAGGTGAAGATAGAGAGCAAGAGGCGCGCTTCAAAATTGCTGCTGCCATGAAGAATCACGAATCGGTTGAAGTGACATTAAGAAACTACAAAAAAGACGGTACTTTATTTCACAATCGTTTAAAGATAACCCCGTTATTGGATAAAAAGAATCGGGTAATATATTATCTAGGCGTGCAATATGATATTACCGAGCAAGTAAGTGCTAACAATGAAATAAAGGAATTAACCAGTCTATTGGATGCGATTCAAGGAAGTTAA
- a CDS encoding sterol desaturase family protein has product MNTTANANGDDGLFFNEALFGLAILAFVLLLIIEKTKPYRQFSTKTYKESFVTNTTAFLVNNLILTALRASSLFLVAQQFASYGLLSGLSNGPVKWLLAFAFFDLAIFIWHYASHKYEYLWRFHKVHHSDKCFNVSTGFRFHVFDLFLEIIYKCVFVVVIGVDAYLVLSIEIIELFFIFFHHANIRVPNEAAISQIIITPSLHRTHHSTLRSEHDSNYGIVLAIWDRMFGTRKELVPANIGLDLIEAENFIQLFSLAFITERKIRQLMGWIPKGKK; this is encoded by the coding sequence ATGAATACAACTGCAAACGCCAACGGCGACGATGGCCTGTTTTTTAACGAAGCCTTATTTGGCCTGGCGATATTGGCTTTCGTGCTGTTGCTAATCATAGAAAAAACCAAACCTTATCGCCAGTTTTCCACCAAAACTTATAAAGAGTCCTTTGTCACCAATACCACGGCGTTCTTGGTCAATAACTTAATATTAACTGCGCTCAGAGCGTCGTCATTATTTCTGGTTGCTCAGCAATTCGCCAGTTACGGCTTGTTAAGCGGCCTGAGTAACGGCCCGGTTAAATGGCTACTGGCTTTCGCTTTTTTCGACTTGGCTATTTTTATCTGGCATTACGCCAGCCATAAGTATGAGTATTTGTGGCGATTCCACAAAGTTCACCACAGCGATAAATGCTTTAACGTTTCCACCGGTTTTCGCTTCCATGTTTTCGATTTATTCCTAGAAATAATTTATAAATGCGTATTTGTTGTGGTGATTGGCGTGGATGCGTATTTAGTACTTTCCATCGAAATCATCGAGTTGTTTTTCATATTTTTCCATCACGCCAATATCCGGGTCCCCAACGAAGCAGCTATCTCCCAAATTATTATCACCCCTTCCCTGCACCGCACTCACCATTCCACCTTGCGCTCCGAACATGACAGCAACTACGGCATAGTGTTGGCTATTTGGGATCGGATGTTTGGTACCCGAAAAGAGCTGGTACCGGCCAATATAGGATTGGATTTGATTGAAGCGGAGAATTTTATTCAACTGTTTTCTCTGGCATTTATTACCGAACGTAAAATCCGGCAATTAATGGGCTGGATTCCGAAAGGGAAAAAGTAA
- the msrP gene encoding protein-methionine-sulfoxide reductase catalytic subunit MsrP translates to MIIKTIKTIPGSEITDPLVFQQRRTLIKAMAAMMLTGTSIRTGLADTSKPIGSSVPKSPFSAHELAVTPADATKNYNNYYEFAFNKEDPSSLAQILRVDPWSVEIGGEVEKPGTYQLEDILSRHTLQEYIYRFRCVEAWSMVVPWVGFSLGDLLKTAKPLSSAKFVKLTSVHQPDSMPKQRNNAMLEWPYVEGLRIDEAMHPLTILATGMYGDILPKQNGAPLRLVVPWKYGFKSIKAVVKIELLKRPPISSWNKFAPNEYGFYANVNPDVPHPRWSQNSERLLGSGFFTPRRQTELFNGYGEQVAHLYRDMDLRHFF, encoded by the coding sequence ATGATTATAAAAACAATAAAAACTATTCCCGGCAGTGAAATTACCGATCCCTTGGTTTTTCAGCAACGCCGCACTCTGATCAAAGCGATGGCGGCGATGATGCTGACCGGCACCAGCATCCGCACCGGCTTGGCCGACACCTCAAAACCGATAGGGAGCTCCGTGCCCAAAAGCCCATTCTCGGCGCATGAGTTAGCAGTTACGCCGGCGGACGCCACAAAAAATTACAATAACTATTATGAATTTGCCTTCAACAAAGAAGACCCCAGCAGCCTGGCCCAAATCCTGCGCGTAGATCCCTGGTCTGTCGAGATCGGCGGCGAAGTGGAAAAACCCGGCACATATCAGTTGGAAGATATTCTGAGCAGACATACGCTACAGGAATATATCTATCGTTTCCGGTGCGTCGAAGCCTGGTCCATGGTAGTGCCCTGGGTAGGCTTTTCGCTGGGCGATTTACTGAAAACCGCAAAACCTCTATCAAGCGCCAAGTTCGTAAAACTCACTTCGGTTCATCAGCCTGACAGCATGCCCAAGCAACGCAATAACGCGATGCTGGAATGGCCTTATGTCGAGGGTCTGCGTATAGACGAAGCCATGCACCCATTGACCATACTGGCAACCGGTATGTATGGCGACATTTTGCCCAAGCAAAACGGCGCGCCGCTGCGTTTGGTAGTGCCCTGGAAATACGGCTTTAAAAGCATCAAGGCCGTCGTCAAAATAGAACTACTGAAAAGGCCGCCGATTAGCAGTTGGAACAAGTTTGCGCCCAACGAATACGGCTTTTACGCCAACGTCAATCCGGACGTGCCGCATCCGCGCTGGAGCCAAAATAGCGAGCGGCTATTGGGCAGCGGCTTTTTTACCCCCCGCCGACAAACCGAACTATTTAACGGGTATGGCGAACAGGTCGCTCACCTGTATCGTGATATGGATTTGAGGCATTTTTTCTAA
- a CDS encoding sulfite oxidase heme-binding subunit YedZ: MIMQINNLRSLTIAVCFIPLLWVVFDIAFDNLGSNEMQALHIRLGDWALRFLWITLAITPVQTVTKWRGMTEYRQLFGLYAFFYASLHVLVYLAVDQVFAWRIIGIDILESSYIWFGLIAYIIVFSLGITSSKASKKLLGKSWKKLHRFIYLAAGAAMIHYFWQLKGNLAEPLFYLLLIFMLLGFRAVIWFKNKQLSQMMIPKGRASPDTESD; this comes from the coding sequence ATGATTATGCAAATTAATAATTTGCGGTCTTTAACCATCGCGGTGTGTTTTATCCCGCTGCTTTGGGTCGTTTTCGATATTGCCTTCGATAATCTGGGCTCAAATGAAATGCAAGCCCTACATATTCGTTTAGGTGACTGGGCCTTGCGGTTTTTATGGATAACCTTGGCTATTACTCCCGTACAAACCGTCACGAAATGGCGCGGCATGACCGAGTATCGGCAATTATTCGGTTTATATGCTTTTTTTTACGCCAGCTTGCATGTCCTGGTTTATTTAGCGGTTGATCAAGTTTTTGCCTGGCGAATCATCGGTATCGATATTCTCGAAAGCTCTTATATCTGGTTTGGCCTGATTGCCTATATTATCGTTTTTTCATTGGGCATTACCTCCTCTAAAGCGTCCAAAAAACTCTTGGGCAAGAGCTGGAAAAAACTGCATCGATTTATTTACCTAGCAGCCGGCGCGGCAATGATTCATTATTTCTGGCAGCTTAAAGGTAATCTCGCCGAGCCATTATTCTATTTACTTCTTATATTTATGCTGTTGGGTTTTCGCGCTGTAATTTGGTTTAAAAATAAGCAGTTAAGTCAAATGATGATTCCGAAAGGCCGCGCATCCCCCGATACAGAATCCGATTAA